The following are from one region of the Cloacibacterium normanense genome:
- the pyrF gene encoding orotidine-5'-phosphate decarboxylase has protein sequence MESKKEFFLECYKLGIIKFGRFTLKSGIESPFYVDLRPLASEPKILKHLANYLLEMLPLDNFDVICGVPYAALPMATAMSLESYIPLIIKRKEAKEYGTKKLIEGIYKSGQNCLLVEDVITSGKSLVETIAEVESEGLKVSDIVVVLDREQGGKQLLQEKGYHVHTLFSISEVVEILKEVDHLTEEEVLRINEFIAGNKIEFKEEKRLSYEQKLENCEHSVGKKILEIAIAKQSNLIASADVTTTKELLEFAEQVGPHIVALKTHIDIISDFDSDKTILPLKDLATKHNFLLMEDRKFGDIGNTQELQYRGGMYKISHWADLVTSHVIAGYQSIDCFMNSGVIAILSMSSKGALTDQNYRAEALKIVETHPNIIGCVAQNKVPANVLLFTPGVNISSKGDDKGQQYNTPEHVFKNLHTDFVIVGRGIYKAENVEKSAKLYKLESWNAYLKSL, from the coding sequence ATGGAAAGTAAAAAAGAATTCTTCTTAGAGTGTTATAAACTTGGGATTATAAAATTCGGTAGATTTACATTGAAATCCGGCATCGAAAGCCCATTCTATGTAGATTTAAGACCTCTCGCTTCTGAACCAAAAATCTTAAAACATTTGGCCAATTATCTTTTAGAAATGCTTCCTTTAGATAATTTTGATGTAATTTGCGGTGTTCCTTACGCTGCATTACCTATGGCAACCGCCATGTCTTTAGAAAGCTATATCCCATTGATTATCAAGAGAAAAGAAGCTAAAGAATACGGAACCAAAAAACTCATTGAAGGTATTTATAAATCTGGACAAAACTGTCTACTCGTAGAAGACGTGATTACTTCTGGAAAATCTTTGGTAGAAACCATCGCGGAAGTAGAAAGTGAAGGGTTAAAAGTTTCTGATATTGTAGTGGTTCTAGACCGTGAACAAGGCGGAAAGCAACTTTTACAAGAAAAAGGCTATCACGTTCATACGCTTTTCAGCATTTCCGAAGTGGTAGAAATTTTAAAAGAAGTAGACCATCTTACGGAAGAAGAAGTTCTAAGAATTAATGAATTTATCGCAGGAAATAAAATTGAATTCAAAGAAGAAAAAAGACTTTCTTACGAACAAAAATTAGAAAATTGCGAACATTCTGTTGGCAAAAAAATCTTAGAAATTGCGATTGCTAAACAATCTAATCTTATTGCTTCTGCAGATGTAACGACAACCAAAGAATTGCTAGAATTTGCAGAACAAGTTGGGCCACATATCGTTGCTCTAAAAACGCATATTGACATTATTTCTGATTTTGATAGTGACAAGACCATTCTTCCTCTAAAAGATTTAGCAACCAAGCATAATTTTCTTTTGATGGAAGACCGAAAATTCGGCGACATCGGGAATACTCAGGAATTACAATACAGAGGCGGAATGTATAAAATTTCGCATTGGGCAGATTTGGTTACGTCTCATGTCATTGCTGGCTATCAAAGCATTGATTGTTTTATGAATTCTGGAGTCATTGCCATTCTTTCTATGTCTTCAAAAGGTGCACTAACTGACCAAAATTATAGAGCAGAAGCTTTAAAAATAGTAGAAACGCATCCAAATATTATCGGTTGTGTGGCTCAAAATAAAGTTCCTGCCAATGTTTTACTTTTTACGCCAGGAGTAAATATCAGTTCCAAAGGCGATGACAAAGGTCAACAGTACAACACACCGGAACATGTTTTCAAAAATCTACATACAGATTTCGTGATTGTAGGACGCGGAATTTATAAAGCCGAAAATGTAGAAAAATCCGCAAAACTCTACAAGTTAGAATCTTGGAACGCCTACCTAAAATCGCTCTAA
- a CDS encoding AEC family transporter: protein MSNLILLFVCLIIGIVLKKSKIIPDNFHTSLNAFVINISLSAFSLYYISKIELNSSVIYPVLVVWIGIFAAILFFAGLGKIFGWKSSLIGALIMCAGFGNTSFVGIPLIQAMYGEEGLKTVMLVDQPGFVALSTVGILVANFYSGSKDSLLKHLSKILKFPPFIAFVIALLLNIFSIEIPKDFDEVLMKLGATTVPLALVSVGSQMQWKKIEKKEGFHLFIGLLFKLVLLPLLILVIYKYIFHQSGDVIDICILEAAMAPMITAAIIASAHDLEPKFCNLMVAVGIPLSILTVGIWHLLLPFL, encoded by the coding sequence TTGAGCAACTTAATTTTACTTTTTGTCTGTCTGATTATAGGAATTGTTTTAAAAAAATCTAAAATAATTCCCGATAATTTTCACACCTCACTGAATGCATTTGTGATTAATATTTCGCTTTCTGCATTTTCTCTGTATTATATTTCAAAAATAGAACTCAACAGTTCGGTGATTTATCCAGTTTTAGTGGTTTGGATAGGAATTTTTGCTGCGATATTATTTTTTGCAGGATTAGGAAAAATTTTCGGTTGGAAATCTTCTTTAATCGGCGCTTTAATTATGTGTGCAGGTTTCGGAAATACTTCTTTTGTAGGCATTCCTTTAATCCAAGCGATGTATGGAGAAGAAGGTTTAAAAACCGTGATGTTGGTAGACCAACCCGGATTTGTCGCTCTTTCGACAGTAGGAATTTTAGTCGCCAATTTTTATTCTGGAAGCAAAGATTCTCTACTCAAACATCTTTCTAAAATTTTAAAATTCCCACCATTTATTGCATTTGTAATCGCGTTATTGTTGAATATTTTCTCCATAGAAATTCCAAAAGATTTTGACGAAGTTTTAATGAAATTGGGCGCAACTACTGTTCCACTCGCTTTGGTTTCTGTGGGAAGTCAAATGCAATGGAAAAAAATTGAGAAAAAAGAAGGATTTCATCTTTTCATCGGTTTACTTTTCAAGCTCGTTCTTTTGCCTTTATTGATTTTGGTGATTTACAAATATATTTTCCATCAAAGTGGAGACGTTATAGACATTTGTATTTTAGAAGCAGCGATGGCGCCTATGATTACAGCGGCGATTATTGCTTCGGCTCATGATTTAGAACCAAAATTTTGTAACTTGATGGTTGCCGTAGGAATTCCTCTATCTATCCTTACCGTGGGAATTTGGCATCTACTATTGCCTTTTTTGTAA
- a CDS encoding aminopeptidase, with amino-acid sequence MKKKTIILLCLLLNLFAFSQKDSIIIDAKISAGTLSVREKIYYQNKSESELTHLKLQNFTAAYKSRNTPLVRRKLEDRKKDLYYAKPNERGRLVYLMIDKKPYEGVLDDENLFIKLPKPLAPNAFTELSLEYSVILPSAQYTGYGIGKNNTLLKYFFLVPDSFDRDNFLEKYYKDLEENVNVNTFYRVKFENSAQNISSNLTEVAPNIFEGKLNKDVEFLIADQENYQLETIVDGQKHLLELGYPVTEKEKELIAFYLPLHLHFIKEKTGFLPEKIFISEKFKSKNDFFGNDDIKFWKFKFQMFTDAEKIDMDYFSIVSQQVAEQLFVSDKEKNHWITNGLKTYLEIQYLKKNYPDHKILGALSDYKILGMKPLKLSFASRLKLIERYGLAYQYITAQNLDQKIDEKFSDLSNFNEMAISQFETGSLFTLIAEKMGTSYFDNFLKGYISKNHTSELDKRDFLDQLTVASGYSSEFLEKYVKRKQRINFKLNDFERKDNVININVSKNTAQNIPFKLETFHEDGSKKTFWYDTNYQDSSCGYVIPDNEAVKIVINDLYAFPENNFRDNYLYTKGIKDNAKKLRFKLIPDNPNSEINEVYLTPGIGWNNYDKFLLGIRFKNKSLIDKRFQYLISPFFSTGSKDINGSFNAIYKIQPPESFYRTLTLGVATAKYNYDFGLSYKKISFSGNMSFNKNPRSEISRILSASYNFFERDLSPKMIAENDYAKYNIWNLGFVYSDNNVIKEKYIFGNFQYMEDYAKLTAESYYRLEYAKNKKLSLRLYGGYFLRNHTRNNNFDIGISKVSNYAFSYNLLAQSAISGILSQQFIMAEGGFKSYINGSVDQWLITHNVEANVWKMIDVYADFGVYKNRAHSPKFIWDSGIKFKVIPDFIEVYFPMQSSLGFEPKFKDYGNRIRFTFNLNVGALIGYFRRGWY; translated from the coding sequence ATGAAGAAGAAGACCATCATTTTACTGTGTTTACTGCTTAATCTTTTTGCTTTCTCGCAGAAAGACTCCATTATTATTGACGCAAAAATTTCAGCAGGAACGCTTTCTGTAAGAGAAAAAATCTATTATCAAAACAAATCTGAGAGTGAACTAACACATCTTAAACTTCAAAATTTCACGGCAGCTTATAAAAGTAGAAATACGCCTTTAGTCAGAAGAAAATTAGAAGACCGAAAAAAGGATTTATATTACGCAAAACCCAATGAAAGAGGCAGATTGGTTTATCTGATGATAGACAAAAAACCGTATGAAGGTGTTTTAGATGATGAAAATCTTTTTATAAAACTCCCAAAACCTTTAGCTCCCAATGCTTTTACTGAACTTTCGCTGGAATATTCTGTGATTTTACCGAGTGCTCAGTATACAGGTTATGGAATTGGGAAAAATAATACTTTGCTCAAATATTTTTTCTTGGTTCCAGACAGTTTTGACCGAGATAATTTCCTTGAAAAATATTACAAAGATTTAGAAGAAAACGTAAATGTAAATACTTTTTACCGAGTAAAATTTGAAAATTCCGCTCAAAATATCAGCAGTAATTTAACAGAAGTTGCTCCTAATATTTTTGAAGGAAAACTGAATAAAGATGTAGAATTTCTGATTGCTGACCAAGAAAACTATCAGCTAGAAACCATCGTTGACGGACAAAAACACTTGCTAGAATTGGGTTATCCTGTTACCGAAAAAGAAAAAGAACTAATAGCGTTTTATCTACCACTTCACCTTCATTTTATCAAAGAAAAAACGGGATTTTTGCCAGAAAAAATCTTCATCAGCGAAAAATTTAAGTCCAAAAATGATTTCTTCGGGAATGATGATATCAAATTTTGGAAATTTAAGTTCCAAATGTTCACCGATGCCGAAAAAATAGACATGGATTACTTCAGCATTGTTTCTCAGCAAGTTGCAGAGCAATTATTCGTGTCTGATAAGGAAAAAAATCACTGGATTACAAACGGACTTAAAACGTATTTAGAAATTCAGTATTTGAAAAAAAATTACCCCGACCATAAAATTCTGGGCGCACTTTCTGATTATAAAATACTGGGAATGAAACCCTTAAAACTTTCATTTGCTTCTCGATTGAAGTTGATTGAAAGATACGGTCTCGCTTATCAATACATTACAGCACAAAACCTTGACCAAAAAATTGACGAAAAATTTTCGGATTTAAGTAATTTTAATGAAATGGCGATTAGCCAATTCGAAACAGGAAGCCTTTTTACCTTGATTGCCGAAAAAATGGGCACTTCTTATTTTGACAATTTCTTGAAAGGTTATATCTCCAAAAATCACACTTCTGAATTAGACAAAAGAGATTTTCTAGACCAACTTACGGTAGCTTCTGGTTACTCTTCAGAATTTTTAGAAAAATACGTCAAAAGAAAGCAAAGAATCAATTTTAAACTCAACGATTTCGAGAGAAAAGATAACGTCATCAACATTAATGTTTCTAAAAATACAGCGCAGAATATTCCTTTTAAATTAGAAACTTTTCATGAAGATGGCAGTAAAAAAACCTTTTGGTATGACACTAATTATCAGGACAGTTCTTGCGGTTACGTAATTCCAGATAATGAAGCGGTAAAAATTGTCATCAATGATTTATATGCTTTCCCAGAAAATAATTTTAGAGACAATTATCTTTATACCAAAGGAATTAAAGACAATGCCAAAAAATTAAGATTTAAACTCATTCCAGACAATCCAAATTCTGAAATCAACGAAGTTTATCTTACGCCAGGAATCGGTTGGAATAATTATGACAAATTCTTATTGGGAATTCGATTTAAAAATAAATCACTGATTGACAAGAGGTTTCAATATCTTATTTCGCCGTTTTTCAGTACAGGAAGTAAGGATATTAATGGATCTTTTAACGCTATCTATAAAATCCAACCACCAGAAAGTTTTTACAGAACGCTTACTTTAGGTGTTGCAACTGCCAAATACAATTATGATTTTGGGTTGTCTTACAAAAAAATCAGTTTTTCTGGGAATATGTCTTTTAACAAGAATCCTAGAAGCGAAATTTCTAGAATTTTGTCTGCTTCTTACAATTTTTTCGAAAGAGATTTAAGCCCAAAAATGATTGCAGAAAATGACTACGCTAAATATAACATTTGGAACTTAGGTTTTGTCTATTCAGACAATAATGTAATTAAAGAAAAGTATATTTTCGGGAATTTCCAATACATGGAAGATTATGCAAAACTTACTGCAGAAAGCTACTACAGACTAGAATATGCCAAAAATAAAAAACTGAGCTTACGATTGTATGGCGGTTATTTTTTAAGAAATCATACCAGAAATAATAATTTCGATATTGGAATTTCTAAAGTTTCCAACTATGCTTTCTCGTATAATCTATTGGCTCAGAGTGCAATAAGCGGAATCCTTTCTCAACAGTTTATTATGGCAGAAGGTGGTTTTAAATCTTATATCAACGGAAGTGTAGACCAATGGTTAATTACGCATAATGTAGAAGCCAACGTATGGAAGATGATAGACGTTTACGCAGATTTTGGAGTATATAAAAACCGTGCGCATTCTCCAAAATTCATTTGGGATAGTGGGATAAAATTTAAGGTCATTCCAGATTTTATAGAAGTCTATTTCCCTATGCAATCAAGCCTTGGTTTCGAACCGAAGTTCAAAGATTACGGCAATAGAATACGATTTACCTTTAACTTAAATGTAGGCGCTCTGATTGGATATTTCAGACGAGGCTGGTATTAA
- a CDS encoding serine hydrolase — protein sequence MKKSFSLFFILCSLFFFSQISEQKLDELIQNTIKTFDVPGMSVGVLKDGKVIYSKGFGVRSLNSKLPMTPETLVGIASNSKGFTCTALAILADEGKLNWDDKVTKFLPDFKMYDDYVTQELTIKDLVTHRAGLGLGQGDLMFFPEGGTMPTEQLLHNVRYLKPAHSFRNTMDYNNVMFIVAGEVIHKISGKTWADFIEERIMKPVGMTASFGSYNRAKSIENKIDAHAPVNGKAVAVPHDWNETANAAGGILSNITDMTTWANFLMNGFVTKDGVLLVSEKNANLLWQIQQPIPMAAKNPYDTKFYGYGLGWFISDVKGHRQIQHTGGLIGTVTQFTLIPDLNLGIVVLTNQQQGVAFNTITNTVKDAYLGIEDRNWLKTYAERYAKGNAQYDKEKAETYAKVAAYQKDRSAKLAPEQFVGTYRDAWFGDIVISKEKKGFRIICKSSERLKGEVLPYSRDTFVIKWDDRSYDADAFFTLTFDEKGKAVSAKMKPISDITDFSFDFGDLDLKKVD from the coding sequence ATGAAAAAATCATTTTCTTTGTTCTTTATTCTTTGCTCATTATTCTTTTTTAGTCAAATTTCAGAGCAGAAACTAGACGAACTCATCCAAAATACGATTAAAACTTTTGATGTTCCCGGAATGTCTGTCGGTGTTCTTAAAGACGGGAAAGTCATCTATTCTAAAGGTTTCGGAGTTCGTTCACTCAATTCTAAATTGCCAATGACACCAGAAACTTTGGTAGGAATTGCTTCTAATTCTAAAGGTTTTACTTGCACTGCTTTAGCGATTTTAGCAGACGAAGGAAAACTCAATTGGGATGATAAAGTGACCAAATTTTTACCAGATTTCAAAATGTATGACGATTATGTAACGCAAGAACTTACCATCAAAGATTTGGTGACGCACAGAGCTGGTTTAGGTCTTGGACAAGGAGATTTAATGTTTTTTCCAGAAGGTGGAACCATGCCTACAGAGCAATTATTGCACAATGTTCGTTATTTGAAACCTGCGCATTCTTTCAGAAATACAATGGATTATAACAATGTGATGTTTATTGTAGCAGGAGAAGTTATTCATAAAATTTCTGGCAAAACTTGGGCAGACTTTATCGAAGAAAGAATTATGAAACCTGTTGGGATGACGGCAAGTTTCGGAAGTTATAACCGTGCAAAATCTATAGAAAATAAAATTGATGCACATGCTCCAGTCAATGGAAAAGCGGTTGCAGTTCCTCACGATTGGAACGAAACTGCCAATGCAGCAGGTGGAATTTTGAGCAACATTACAGACATGACGACTTGGGCAAATTTCTTAATGAATGGTTTTGTAACTAAAGATGGAGTACTTTTGGTTTCTGAGAAAAACGCGAATCTTCTTTGGCAAATTCAACAACCGATTCCTATGGCTGCTAAAAATCCTTATGATACTAAATTTTACGGTTATGGTTTAGGTTGGTTTATTTCTGATGTAAAAGGTCACCGCCAGATTCAGCATACAGGTGGTTTAATCGGTACAGTTACACAGTTTACGTTAATTCCTGATTTGAATTTAGGAATTGTAGTGCTCACGAACCAACAACAAGGGGTGGCTTTTAACACGATTACCAATACTGTGAAAGATGCTTATTTAGGAATTGAAGACAGAAATTGGTTGAAAACCTATGCAGAAAGATACGCAAAAGGAAATGCTCAATATGACAAAGAAAAAGCTGAAACGTATGCTAAAGTAGCGGCTTACCAAAAAGACAGAAGTGCAAAACTAGCTCCAGAACAATTTGTAGGAACGTATAGAGACGCTTGGTTTGGAGATATTGTAATTTCTAAAGAAAAGAAAGGTTTTAGAATTATTTGTAAATCTTCCGAAAGATTAAAAGGTGAAGTTTTGCCTTATTCTAGAGATACTTTCGTAATCAAATGGGATGATAGAAGTTATGAC
- a CDS encoding superoxide dismutase encodes MKKLVQWAFVAIAFSAVTSCVAVVGNTAQPVVNVESTDYGKPSDVTANAGAFKIKTLKHNYDAFSKYVDAKTMYIHFSKHYVGYLNNLNKAVEGKPQVNMTIEEVLKTLDTSNAALRNNAGGYYNHNLYFDLMTPNSTGKPTGKLADAINRDFGSFENFKKQFSDAGAKQFGSGWAWLVTDASGKLKVGSTPNQDNPLMPGMSISGTPVLAMDVWEHAYYLKYQNKRADYIEAFFNVIDWNVVSDYYEKAMK; translated from the coding sequence ATGAAAAAATTAGTTCAATGGGCTTTTGTAGCCATCGCTTTTTCTGCGGTTACTTCTTGTGTAGCGGTAGTGGGAAATACAGCGCAACCTGTAGTGAATGTAGAATCTACAGATTATGGTAAACCTTCTGATGTTACTGCAAATGCAGGTGCTTTCAAAATAAAAACACTGAAACATAATTATGATGCTTTTTCAAAATATGTAGATGCGAAGACTATGTACATTCACTTTTCCAAGCATTATGTGGGATATTTGAACAATTTAAATAAAGCGGTGGAAGGAAAACCACAAGTAAATATGACGATAGAAGAAGTGTTGAAAACGCTTGATACCAGCAATGCTGCGTTAAGAAATAATGCAGGTGGTTACTATAATCACAATTTGTATTTTGATTTGATGACTCCGAATTCAACAGGAAAACCAACTGGGAAATTAGCTGATGCCATCAATAGAGATTTCGGAAGTTTTGAAAATTTCAAAAAGCAGTTTTCTGATGCGGGAGCGAAACAATTTGGTTCTGGTTGGGCTTGGTTGGTTACTGATGCTTCAGGAAAATTGAAAGTAGGAAGCACTCCAAATCAAGATAATCCTCTAATGCCGGGAATGTCTATTTCTGGAACTCCAGTTTTGGCAATGGATGTTTGGGAACACGCTTATTATTTAAAATATCAAAACAAAAGAGCAGATTATATAGAAGCTTTCTTTAATGTAATCGATTGGAATGTAGTTTCTGATTACTACGAAAAAGCAATGAAATAA